One Aphelocoma coerulescens isolate FSJ_1873_10779 chromosome 8, UR_Acoe_1.0, whole genome shotgun sequence genomic region harbors:
- the PARS2 gene encoding probable proline--tRNA ligase, mitochondrial — translation MEALLRRCRLPALGARQRGIRARHGGTPGRARRPLLSQLFQPLALPVGGQAGSEGRPGEPTCRSQRLMLQGGLIHPTSPGCYCYLPPTVRAMEKLIKVMDEEMQAVGGQKLNLPSLCSAELWRASGRWDQMGPELFRLMDRHNHGYCLGPTHEEVVTELVASQSSLSYKQLPLRLYQVTRKFRDEPKPRFGLLRSREFYMKDMYTFDTCEEAARHTYEQVCDAYCSLFTRLGLPFVKVQAATGSIGGTTSHEFQLPADIGEDRLVLCPQGHFAANVETLNGEQTSCPTCGEKLTETKGIEVGHTFYLGTKYSSIANAVFCSAENKPQLAEMGCYGLGVTRILAASIEVLSTEDSIRWPSLIAPFQLCFIPPKRGSKQEEEGAVLLDRLYDDLAEALPHLAGDSVLDDRTQLTIGKRLKDANRLGYPYVVVAGKRVCEDPPVFEVWNQNAGEVLYLTKEGVIELLSKVQVP, via the coding sequence ATGGAGGCCTTGCTGAGGCGGTGCCGTCTCCCGGCGCTGGGCGCCCGCCAGCGCGGCATCAGGGCCCGGCACGGTGGCACCCCGGGCAGGGCCAGGCGCCCGCTGCTCTCGCAGCTCTTCCAGCCACTGGCCCTGCCCGTGGGCGGCCAGGCGGGGTCCGAGGGCCGGCCCGGGGAGCCCACCTGCCGCAGCCAGCGGCTGATGCTGCAAGGGGGGCTCATCCACCCCACCAGCCCCGGCTGCTACTGCTACCTGCCGCCCACCGTCCGCGCCATGGAGAAGCTGATCAAGGTGATGGACGAGGAGATGCAGGCCGTGGGCGGGCAGAAGCTGAACCTGCCCAGCCTGTGCTCGGCAGAGCTGTGGCGTGCCAGCGGCCGCTGGGACCAGATGGGACCGGAGCTCTTCCGGCTGATGGATCGGCACAACCACGGCTACTGCCTGGGCCCCACGCACGAGGAGGTGGTGACGGAGCTGGTGGCCTCGCAGAGCAGCCTGTCCTACAAGCAGCTCCCGCTGCGCCTCTACCAGGTCACCAGGAAGTTCCGGGACGAGCCCAAGCCCCGCTTCGGTTTGCTGCGCAGCCGGGAGTTCTACATGAAGGACATGTACACCTTCGACACCTGCGAGGAGGCGGCTCGGCACACCTACGAGCAGGTGTGTGACGCCTACTGCAGCCTCTTCACCCGCCTGGGCCTGCCCTTCGTCAAGGTGCAGGCGGCCACGGGCAGCATCGGCGGCACCACGTCCCACGAGTTCCAGCTCCCGGCAGACATCGGTGAggacaggctggtgctgtgcccTCAGGGACATTTCGCGGCCAACGTGGAGACGCTAAACGGGGAGCAAACCTCATGCCCCACGTGCGGCGAGAAACTCACCGAGACCAAAGGGATTGAGGTGGGGCACACGTTTTACCTGGGCACCAAGTACTCCTCCATCGCCAACGCCGTCTTCTGCTCTGCCGAGAACAAACCCCAGCTGGCAGAAATGGGCTGCTACGGCCTGGGTGTCACTCGCATCCTGGCGGCCTCCATCGAGGTGCTCTCCACTGAGGACAGCATCCGCTGGCCGAGCCTCATCGCGCCCTTCCAGCTCTGCTTCATTCCCCCCAAGAGGGGCagcaagcaggaggaggagggagcggTGCTGCTGGACCGGCTGTACGATGACCTGGCCGAAGCACTGCCCCACCTCGCTGGTGACTCGGTGCTGGACGACCGGACCCAGCTGACCATCGGCAAAAGGCTGAAGGATGCCAACAGGCTGGGCTATCCGTACGTGGTTGTGGCTGGGAAGAGGGTCTGTGAGGACCCCCCGGTCTTTGAGGTTTGGAATCAGAACGCCGGCGAGGTTTTGTATCTCACCAAGGAAGGGGTCATTGAGTTGCTGAGTAAAGTGCAAGTCCCTTAA